A stretch of the Arvicanthis niloticus isolate mArvNil1 chromosome 17, mArvNil1.pat.X, whole genome shotgun sequence genome encodes the following:
- the Guca1b gene encoding guanylyl cyclase-activating protein 2, producing the protein MGQQFSWEEAEAAGEMDVAELQEWYKKFVVECPSGTLFLHEFKRFFKVTGNEDATQYVEGMFRAFDKNGDNTIDFLEYVAALNLVLRGTLEHKLKWTFKIYDKDGNGCIDRLELLDIVEAIYKVKKACRVEQDPEQQGQLLKPEEVVDRIFLLVDENGDGQLSLTEFIDGARRDKWVMKMLQMDVNPGSWITQQRRRSAMF; encoded by the exons ATGGGGCAGCAGTTCAGCTGGGAGGAGGCGGAGGCTGCCGGGGAGATGGATGTGGCGGAGCTGCAGGAGTGGTACAAGAAGTTTGTCGTGGAGTGTCCGAGCGGGACGCTCTTCCTGCACGAGTTTAAGCGCTTCTTCAAGGTCACTGGCAATGAGGACGCTACCCAGTATGTGGAGGGCATGTTCCGAGCCTTCGACAAGAATGGG GACAACACCATTGACTTCCTGGAGTATGTGGCAGCCCTGAACCTCGTGCTGAGGGGCACCCTGGAACACAAGCTCAAGTGGACCTTCAAGATCTATGACAAGGACGGCAATGGTTGCATCGACCGCCTGGAGCTTCTGGACATTGTGGAG GCAATTTACAAGGTAAAGAAAGCCTGCCGGGTGGAGCAGGACCCCGAGCAGCAGGGCCAGCTGCTCAAGCCTGAGGAGGTGGTGGACAGGATCTTCCTCCTGGTGGATGAGAATGGCGATG GCCAGCTGTCTCTGACCGAGTTCATTGATGGTGCCCGTCGCGATAAGTGGGTAATGAAGATGCTCCAGATGGATGTCAACCCGGGCAGCTGGATCACTCAGCAGAGGCGGAGAAGCGCCATGTTCTGA